The Streptomyces phaeolivaceus genome has a window encoding:
- a CDS encoding zinc-dependent alcohol dehydrogenase family protein has translation MRALVFERFGEPATVRDLPTPTPAPHGVVVRVEATGLCRSDWHGWQGHDPDITLPHVPGHELAGVVEETGAAVTGWHPGDRVTVPFVCACGTCPACATGDHQVCERQTQPGFTHWGSFAQYVALDHADVNLVALPPELSYGTAAALGCRFATAFRAVVTQGRVAAGEWVAVHGCGGVGLSAVMIAAASGARVIAVDVSPRALDLAREFGATECVDATTVPDTAEAVRDLTGGGAHLSLDALGSPITCAASVNGLRRRGRHIQVGLLPSETGTTPVPMARAIALELELLGSHGMAAHAYPRMLELVRAGVLRPDLLVTATISLDETPTALAAMGTAPGSGVTVIEPWR, from the coding sequence ATGCGCGCGCTGGTGTTCGAGCGATTCGGAGAGCCGGCCACAGTGAGGGACCTCCCCACCCCCACACCCGCCCCGCACGGCGTCGTCGTCCGCGTGGAAGCCACAGGCCTCTGCCGCAGCGACTGGCACGGCTGGCAGGGCCACGACCCCGACATCACCCTCCCTCACGTCCCGGGCCACGAACTGGCCGGAGTCGTGGAGGAGACCGGCGCCGCGGTCACCGGATGGCACCCCGGCGACCGGGTCACCGTCCCCTTCGTCTGCGCCTGCGGCACCTGCCCCGCCTGCGCGACCGGCGACCACCAGGTCTGCGAGCGCCAGACCCAGCCGGGCTTCACCCACTGGGGCTCGTTCGCCCAGTACGTCGCCCTGGACCACGCCGACGTGAACCTGGTGGCGCTCCCGCCGGAGCTGTCGTACGGCACGGCCGCGGCCCTCGGCTGCCGCTTCGCCACGGCGTTCCGCGCGGTCGTCACCCAGGGCAGGGTCGCGGCGGGGGAGTGGGTCGCGGTCCACGGCTGCGGCGGAGTGGGCCTCTCCGCGGTGATGATCGCGGCGGCGTCCGGAGCCCGGGTGATCGCCGTGGACGTCTCGCCCCGAGCGCTGGACCTGGCCCGTGAGTTCGGCGCGACGGAATGCGTGGACGCCACGACCGTGCCGGACACGGCGGAGGCCGTCCGCGACCTCACCGGCGGCGGCGCCCACCTCTCCCTCGACGCCCTCGGCTCCCCGATCACCTGCGCGGCCTCCGTCAACGGCCTGCGCCGCCGGGGCCGCCACATCCAGGTGGGCCTGCTCCCGTCCGAGACCGGCACCACCCCCGTCCCCATGGCCCGCGCGATCGCCCTGGAGCTCGAACTCCTGGGCAGCCACGGCATGGCGGCCCACGCCTACCCCCGGATGCTGGAGCTGGTCCGCGCGGGAGTCCTCCGCCCCGACCTCCTGGTGACCGCCACGATCTCCCTGGACGAGACCCCCACCGCCCTCGCGGCGATGGGCACGGCCCCCGGCAGCGGCGTAACAGTCATAGAACCGTGGCGCTGA
- a CDS encoding heavy-metal-associated domain-containing protein, producing the protein MTAETDTQGSVTAVYKVSGMSCGHCEGAVSGEITQIAGVSSVKAVASTGEVTVVSAAPLDEEAVRAAVDEAGFELVGKV; encoded by the coding sequence ATGACCGCCGAGACCGACACCCAGGGTTCCGTCACCGCCGTCTACAAGGTGAGCGGAATGAGCTGCGGCCACTGCGAAGGCGCCGTTTCCGGCGAGATCACGCAGATCGCCGGTGTCTCCTCGGTGAAGGCCGTCGCCTCCACCGGCGAGGTCACCGTGGTCTCGGCCGCCCCGCTCGACGAGGAGGCCGTACGCGCCGCCGTCGACGAGGCGGGCTTCGAGCTGGTCGGCAAGGTCTGA
- a CDS encoding helix-turn-helix transcriptional regulator: MTDRRLWSYKDIAAHIRVQPDTVRSYRKHGLLPAPDHVEGGKPYWYADTIRAWVASRPGNRGRRVD, from the coding sequence ATGACCGACCGACGCCTCTGGTCGTACAAGGACATCGCGGCGCACATCCGTGTGCAGCCCGACACCGTCCGCTCGTACCGCAAACACGGGCTGCTGCCGGCGCCCGACCACGTGGAGGGCGGCAAGCCCTACTGGTACGCCGACACCATCCGCGCCTGGGTCGCCTCCAGACCGGGGAACCGGGGGCGCAGGGTCGACTGA
- a CDS encoding sugar phosphate isomerase/epimerase family protein encodes MTSLSPQSSLSRIRVGSAPDSWGVWFPDDPQQVPWQRFLDEVAASGYEWIELGPYGYLPTDPAVLAEETAKRGLKVSAGTVFTGLHHGPDVWEKTWAHVADNAVLAQAMGAKHLVVIPSFWRDDKTGKVLEPSELTVEQWRHLTQLTERLGREVREKYGLQIVVHPHADTHIDSEENVVRFLDGTDSSVVSLCLDTGHYAYCGGDSVKLIETYGERIGYLHLKQVDPEILADVRANEIPFGPAVARGVMCEPPKGVPELGPVLAAAAKLDVDLFAIVEQDMYPCEPDAPLPIAQRTRAFLRSCGA; translated from the coding sequence ATGACGTCGTTGTCACCTCAGTCCTCACTCTCGCGCATCCGAGTCGGCTCGGCGCCCGACTCCTGGGGCGTCTGGTTCCCCGACGACCCCCAGCAGGTCCCCTGGCAGCGCTTCCTCGACGAGGTCGCCGCTTCCGGCTACGAGTGGATCGAGCTGGGCCCGTACGGCTATCTGCCGACCGACCCGGCGGTCCTCGCCGAGGAGACCGCCAAGCGCGGCCTGAAAGTGTCGGCCGGCACCGTGTTCACCGGCCTGCACCACGGCCCGGACGTCTGGGAGAAGACCTGGGCGCACGTGGCCGACAACGCGGTCCTCGCGCAGGCGATGGGTGCCAAGCACCTCGTCGTCATCCCGTCCTTCTGGCGGGACGACAAGACGGGCAAGGTGCTGGAGCCCAGCGAACTGACCGTCGAGCAGTGGCGGCACCTCACCCAGCTCACCGAGCGGCTCGGGCGGGAGGTGCGGGAGAAGTACGGCCTCCAGATCGTCGTCCACCCGCACGCCGACACCCACATCGACAGCGAGGAGAACGTCGTCCGCTTCCTGGACGGCACGGACTCCTCGGTGGTCTCGCTCTGCCTCGACACCGGGCACTACGCCTACTGCGGCGGCGACAGCGTCAAGCTGATCGAGACGTACGGGGAGCGCATCGGGTATCTGCACCTCAAGCAGGTCGACCCCGAGATCCTGGCCGATGTGCGGGCGAACGAGATTCCGTTCGGGCCTGCCGTCGCCCGGGGTGTGATGTGCGAGCCGCCGAAGGGCGTGCCCGAGCTGGGGCCGGTGCTGGCCGCCGCCGCGAAGCTGGACGTGGATCTGTTCGCGATCGTGGAGCAGGACATGTATCCGTGTGAGCCGGACGCTCCACTGCCGATCGCTCAGCGGACTCGGGCGTTCTTGAGGTCCTGCGGCGCGTAG
- the iolB gene encoding 5-deoxy-glucuronate isomerase, with translation MTQKTELYVPKGATANDRYAVDIDPERAGWTHSSLRIVELGPDGTHTFSAGDSEWIVLSLNGGCTVQVSEEPGNSDGGGITEFQILGRESVFAGVSDFVYAPRDARVQIASGAGGRFALAGAKCERRLPARYGPAPEVPVEDRGSGTCARQVRNFASADAFACDKLITVEVITPGGNWSSYPPHKHDENRPGEETELEEIYYFEIDGPHGFGYQRVSPSREGGSEVLAEVRSGDAVLVPDGWHGPSIAQPGHTMYYLNVMAGPGSERQWRICFHPDHTEGYR, from the coding sequence ATGACACAGAAGACCGAGCTGTACGTACCCAAGGGCGCCACCGCGAACGACCGGTACGCCGTGGACATCGATCCGGAGCGGGCCGGCTGGACCCACAGCAGCCTCAGGATCGTGGAGTTGGGCCCGGACGGCACGCATACCTTCAGCGCCGGGGACAGCGAGTGGATCGTGTTGTCCCTCAACGGCGGTTGTACGGTTCAGGTGTCGGAGGAACCGGGCAATTCGGACGGTGGCGGCATCACGGAGTTCCAGATCCTGGGCAGGGAGAGCGTGTTCGCCGGAGTCTCCGACTTCGTGTACGCGCCCCGTGACGCCCGGGTACAGATCGCCTCCGGCGCGGGAGGCCGCTTCGCTTTGGCAGGAGCGAAGTGCGAGCGACGACTCCCCGCTCGTTACGGCCCCGCGCCGGAGGTCCCCGTGGAGGACCGGGGCAGCGGCACCTGCGCCCGCCAGGTCCGCAACTTCGCCTCCGCCGACGCCTTCGCGTGCGACAAGCTGATCACCGTCGAGGTCATCACCCCCGGCGGCAACTGGTCCTCGTACCCGCCGCACAAGCACGACGAGAACCGGCCGGGGGAGGAGACCGAACTCGAAGAGATCTACTACTTCGAGATCGACGGCCCGCACGGCTTCGGCTACCAGCGCGTGTCCCCCTCCCGCGAGGGCGGCTCCGAGGTGCTCGCCGAGGTCCGTTCCGGTGACGCGGTGCTCGTTCCCGACGGCTGGCACGGCCCGTCCATCGCGCAGCCCGGCCACACCATGTACTACCTGAACGTCATGGCCGGTCCGGGCTCGGAGCGGCAGTGGCGGATCTGCTTCCACCCCGATCACACGGAGGGGTACCGATGA
- a CDS encoding MMPL family transporter, which yields MTEVNRPPRVGGWTRFVTARPRLSLLVALVLTALAVVAGSDVADRLDSGGWEDPAAQSTYATKALEREFPGSNPNFLLLVDAGGASVDDPAVAAEAKRLTERLAAEKGVTGVGSYWRTGAPTLRAEDGKEALIAARLTGDDTAVNKTLDRIAPELRGTHGPVEVKVGGIRAVRHEMQTIIREDLLRAEMIALPVTLVLLVMVFGSAVAALLPLGVGIVAILGTNAILRGLTEVTDVSVFALNLTTAMGLGLAIDYALFIVRRFREELATGADPLTAVATTLRTAGRTVLFSALTVAVSLAAMMVFPQYFLKSFAYAGIAVVLLAAAAALILLPAALVLLGDRVNAWDLRKLFRRRRTSDADGGDSPAAKESGAPVEEGAAWGRMAALVMRRAPYFAIATTAGLILLGLPFLGVKFGTADDRQLPATAESHVVQQHLREGFPGTPGGGLEVLAEGEATKSEYAAYKERLADLPEVLRVEGPLAKGEWAYFTVQPKGEAVDEGAQALVDDIRALDAPFDTSVTGTAAVLVDTKAAIGEGLPWALAFIAIVTLILVFLLTGSVLIPLQAVLLNALSLTAMFGALVWVFQDGHLSGVLAFTTPGSIETTLPVLMFCVAFGLSMDYGVFLLSRIKEEYDHTGDHTASVRFGLQRTGGLITAAAVILAVVMIAIGTSRVTNTKMLGLGIALAVLMDAMIIRSLLVPAVMRLTGRATWWAPAPLRRFHNRFGLTEGDPTPTPPTPEQKPHDREPISSHR from the coding sequence ATGACCGAAGTCAACCGGCCACCCCGAGTGGGGGGCTGGACCCGGTTCGTGACCGCCCGCCCCCGGCTCTCCCTGCTCGTCGCCCTGGTGCTCACCGCCCTCGCGGTCGTCGCGGGCAGTGATGTCGCCGACCGCCTCGACAGCGGCGGCTGGGAGGATCCGGCCGCCCAGTCCACCTACGCGACCAAGGCCCTGGAGCGCGAGTTCCCGGGCTCCAACCCGAACTTCCTGCTGCTGGTCGACGCGGGCGGGGCCTCGGTCGACGACCCGGCCGTCGCCGCCGAGGCGAAGCGGCTGACCGAGCGGCTCGCCGCCGAGAAGGGCGTCACCGGCGTCGGCTCCTACTGGCGGACCGGCGCCCCGACCCTGCGCGCGGAGGACGGCAAGGAGGCGCTGATAGCGGCCCGCCTCACCGGCGACGACACCGCGGTGAACAAGACCCTGGACCGCATCGCCCCCGAACTGCGCGGCACGCACGGCCCGGTCGAGGTCAAGGTCGGCGGCATCCGCGCCGTGCGGCACGAGATGCAGACGATCATCCGGGAGGACCTGCTGCGGGCCGAGATGATCGCCCTGCCGGTGACCCTCGTCCTGCTGGTCATGGTCTTCGGCAGCGCGGTCGCCGCCCTGCTCCCGCTCGGCGTGGGCATCGTCGCGATCCTCGGCACCAACGCCATCCTGCGCGGCCTCACCGAGGTCACCGACGTCTCGGTCTTCGCCCTGAACCTCACCACGGCCATGGGCCTGGGCCTGGCGATCGACTACGCCCTGTTCATCGTGCGCCGCTTCCGCGAGGAACTGGCCACGGGCGCCGACCCGTTGACGGCCGTCGCCACCACCCTGCGCACGGCCGGCCGCACGGTCCTCTTCTCCGCCCTCACGGTCGCCGTCTCCCTGGCCGCCATGATGGTCTTCCCGCAGTACTTCCTGAAGTCCTTCGCCTACGCCGGCATAGCGGTGGTCCTCCTGGCCGCGGCGGCGGCGCTGATCCTCCTCCCCGCCGCCCTGGTCCTCCTGGGCGACCGCGTCAACGCCTGGGACCTGCGCAAGCTGTTCAGGCGCCGCAGGACATCGGACGCCGACGGGGGTGACTCCCCGGCAGCGAAGGAGAGCGGGGCGCCCGTCGAGGAGGGCGCGGCCTGGGGCCGCATGGCCGCCCTCGTCATGCGCCGCGCCCCCTACTTCGCCATCGCCACCACCGCCGGTCTGATCCTCCTCGGCCTCCCCTTCCTGGGCGTGAAGTTCGGCACGGCGGACGATCGCCAACTCCCCGCCACGGCCGAGTCCCATGTCGTCCAACAGCACCTCCGCGAGGGCTTCCCGGGCACCCCCGGAGGCGGCCTGGAGGTCCTGGCGGAAGGAGAGGCGACGAAGTCGGAGTACGCCGCCTACAAGGAGCGGCTCGCCGACCTTCCCGAAGTGCTCCGCGTGGAAGGCCCCCTGGCCAAGGGCGAGTGGGCCTACTTCACGGTGCAGCCGAAGGGCGAGGCGGTCGACGAGGGCGCACAGGCCCTGGTGGACGACATCCGGGCGCTGGACGCCCCCTTCGACACCTCGGTGACGGGCACGGCGGCGGTCCTGGTCGACACGAAGGCGGCGATCGGGGAGGGCCTGCCCTGGGCGCTCGCCTTCATAGCGATCGTCACCCTCATCCTGGTCTTCCTCCTCACCGGCAGCGTGCTGATCCCCCTCCAGGCGGTCCTGCTGAACGCGCTCAGCCTCACCGCGATGTTCGGCGCGCTGGTCTGGGTCTTCCAGGACGGCCACCTCTCCGGAGTGCTGGCCTTCACCACCCCCGGCTCCATCGAGACCACCCTCCCCGTCCTGATGTTCTGCGTGGCCTTCGGCCTCTCCATGGACTACGGCGTCTTCCTGCTCTCCCGTATCAAGGAGGAGTACGACCACACCGGCGACCACACGGCCTCCGTCCGCTTCGGCCTCCAGCGCACCGGCGGCCTCATCACCGCCGCCGCCGTCATCCTCGCGGTCGTCATGATCGCCATAGGCACGTCCCGCGTCACCAACACGAAGATGCTCGGCCTCGGCATAGCCCTGGCCGTCCTCATGGACGCCATGATCATCCGCAGCCTCCTGGTCCCGGCCGTCATGCGCCTCACCGGCCGCGCCACCTGGTGGGCCCCGGCCCCCCTGAGGCGCTTCCACAACCGCTTCGGCCTCACCGAGGGCGACCCCACCCCCACCCCACCAACCCCCGAGCAGAAGCCACACGACCGAGAGCCGATCTCCAGCCACAGATGA
- a CDS encoding TetR/AcrR family transcriptional regulator, with the protein MPTNQEKEQQEKEQQEKEQPRRRQARGERRIAQLLEAAASVFCSTGYTAASTNAIAREAGVSPGTLYQFFPNKEAIAIELGERLMREMQEAYGEALAPVDPATPLEQAVAAAVDRFIDFNCRHPVFFALMHGPDVPGRIAEQHDALHTTLVARVEALLTPLLPDAPATAVTRVAHVCIGVYMAGLELVLAHEGAERDAYVQELKNVVLRYLEPMVGDQLAAAPASGTPATS; encoded by the coding sequence GTGCCCACCAACCAGGAGAAGGAACAGCAGGAGAAGGAACAGCAGGAGAAGGAGCAGCCGCGCCGCCGCCAGGCCCGCGGAGAGCGCCGTATCGCCCAGCTCCTCGAAGCCGCGGCCTCCGTGTTCTGCTCGACCGGGTACACCGCCGCCAGCACCAACGCCATCGCCCGCGAGGCGGGGGTCTCGCCGGGCACGCTGTACCAGTTCTTCCCGAACAAGGAAGCGATCGCGATCGAGCTCGGCGAGCGGCTCATGCGCGAGATGCAGGAGGCGTACGGCGAGGCGCTCGCCCCGGTCGACCCGGCGACCCCGCTGGAGCAGGCGGTCGCGGCGGCGGTAGACCGCTTCATCGACTTCAACTGCCGGCACCCGGTGTTCTTCGCCCTGATGCACGGCCCGGACGTCCCCGGACGGATCGCCGAGCAGCACGACGCCCTGCACACGACCCTGGTCGCCCGCGTCGAGGCCCTGCTCACCCCCCTCCTGCCCGACGCGCCGGCCACCGCCGTCACCCGTGTCGCGCATGTCTGCATCGGCGTCTACATGGCGGGCCTGGAGCTGGTGCTCGCCCACGAGGGCGCCGAGCGCGACGCCTACGTCCAGGAACTGAAGAACGTCGTGCTCCGTTACCTGGAGCCGATGGTCGGCGACCAGCTCGCCGCCGCCCCCGCGAGCGGCACCCCCGCCACCTCCTGA
- the iolC gene encoding 5-dehydro-2-deoxygluconokinase, translated as MAYDLITMGRIGVDLYPLQTGVPLPQVTSFGKFLGGSATNVAVAASRLGRSTAVITRTGEDPFGDYLHQALRDFGVDDRWVTPVPGLPTPVTFCEVFPPDDFPLYFYRRPKAPDLEIDAHELDLDAIAGTRIFWVTGTGLSEEPSRTATLAALAHRARAGTTVFDLDWRPMFWTDPAEARPFYEEALRHTTVAVGNLDEVEVATGVREPRAAARALLDAGVELAVVKQGPKGVLAVNSKGESAEVPPLPVNVLNGLGAGDAFGGSLCHGLLEGWDLEKIMRHANAAGAIVASRLECSSAMPTVEEIETAVAAGAVL; from the coding sequence ATGGCGTACGACCTGATCACCATGGGGCGGATCGGTGTGGATCTCTACCCGTTGCAGACGGGGGTTCCGCTGCCGCAGGTGACGTCCTTCGGGAAGTTCCTCGGCGGATCGGCCACGAACGTCGCGGTGGCCGCGTCCCGCCTCGGCCGCTCCACCGCCGTCATCACCCGCACGGGTGAGGATCCCTTCGGCGACTACCTCCACCAGGCGCTGCGCGACTTCGGCGTGGACGACCGCTGGGTCACCCCGGTCCCGGGTCTGCCGACGCCCGTCACCTTCTGCGAGGTCTTTCCGCCGGACGACTTCCCGCTCTACTTCTACCGCCGCCCCAAGGCCCCGGACCTGGAGATCGACGCCCACGAGCTGGACCTCGACGCCATCGCCGGGACCCGGATCTTCTGGGTGACCGGCACCGGTCTGAGCGAGGAGCCCAGCCGTACGGCGACGCTCGCGGCCCTCGCCCACCGGGCCAGGGCCGGGACGACGGTCTTCGACCTCGACTGGCGCCCCATGTTCTGGACCGACCCGGCCGAGGCACGCCCCTTCTACGAGGAGGCCCTGCGGCACACCACCGTCGCCGTCGGCAACCTCGACGAGGTCGAGGTCGCCACCGGTGTCCGCGAGCCGCGGGCCGCCGCCCGCGCGCTGCTCGACGCCGGCGTCGAACTCGCGGTCGTCAAGCAGGGGCCGAAGGGTGTTCTCGCGGTCAACAGCAAGGGCGAGTCCGCCGAGGTCCCGCCGCTGCCCGTGAACGTCCTCAACGGCCTCGGCGCCGGTGACGCCTTCGGCGGCTCCCTCTGCCACGGCCTGCTCGAAGGCTGGGACCTGGAGAAGATCATGCGGCACGCCAACGCGGCCGGCGCCATCGTCGCCTCCCGCCTGGAGTGCTCCTCCGCGATGCCCACCGTGGAAGAGATCGAGACGGCCGTCGCGGCGGGAGCGGTCCTGTGA
- a CDS encoding Cgl0159 family (beta/alpha)8-fold protein: MDVSALVRTRVHHPEAIAEAAARRARRPLIGDSGRLMIVAADHPARGALSVGDRKLAMANRADLLERLCLALSRPGVDGVLATADILDDLLLLGALDGKVVMGSMNRGGLAGASFELDDRFTGHRPEDMERLGFDAGKLLLRVDYDDPGSLTTLESTARAVDAMAERRLPVFVEPFISRRDPATGKVKNDLSAEAVTKSIAIAAGLGGSSAYTWLKVPVTENPDDMARVMETSTLPAVLLGGDVGEDQEGAYEKWRGALQLPTVQGLVVGRSLLYPADGDVTAAVDTAVGLL; encoded by the coding sequence ATCGACGTCTCCGCCCTCGTCCGTACCCGGGTCCATCACCCCGAGGCCATCGCCGAGGCCGCCGCCCGGCGCGCCCGCCGGCCCCTGATCGGTGACTCCGGCCGGCTGATGATCGTCGCCGCCGACCACCCGGCCCGTGGCGCCCTCTCCGTCGGCGACCGCAAACTCGCCATGGCCAACCGCGCCGACCTCCTCGAACGGCTGTGCCTGGCACTGTCCCGCCCCGGGGTGGACGGCGTCCTCGCGACCGCCGACATCCTGGACGACCTGCTCCTCCTCGGCGCCCTCGACGGCAAGGTCGTCATGGGCTCGATGAACCGGGGCGGCCTCGCGGGCGCCAGCTTCGAACTCGACGACCGCTTCACCGGCCACCGCCCCGAGGACATGGAGCGCCTCGGCTTCGACGCCGGCAAGCTCCTGCTGCGCGTCGACTACGACGACCCGGGCTCCCTCACCACCCTGGAGTCCACCGCCCGCGCCGTGGACGCCATGGCCGAGCGACGGCTCCCCGTCTTCGTCGAGCCGTTCATCAGCCGCCGCGACCCGGCCACCGGCAAGGTCAAGAACGATCTGAGCGCCGAGGCCGTCACCAAGTCGATCGCCATAGCGGCCGGGCTCGGCGGCAGTTCGGCGTACACCTGGCTGAAGGTGCCCGTCACCGAGAACCCCGACGACATGGCCCGTGTCATGGAGACCTCGACGCTGCCCGCCGTGCTGCTCGGCGGCGATGTCGGCGAGGACCAGGAGGGCGCGTACGAGAAGTGGCGGGGCGCGCTGCAACTGCCCACCGTGCAGGGGCTGGTGGTCGGCCGCTCGTTGCTCTACCCGGCGGACGGCGATGTGACCGCCGCCGTGGACACCGCCGTTGGACTGTTGTGA